GCAGGATTGAAACCAAGATTCACGGTAATGGGAAAGTTGATGATGATTATGGGCGGTTTGTTCATTCCTATTGCCAGAGAGATGGTAGAGATGGCTTATGAGTTTGAAAAACCATTTATTGTCGAATCAGATAAATTTGTAAAAACCTTTGGCAATATGGCTACCCCGCACGATACCGCCGTAAAAGAAACTATTGCCTGGTATCGCGAACACCTAAGAGGCAAAAAGTAAAAATAGTAAGATCGCAGAACCGGTAAATCAAAAAAGCGCTCCCCCATCTCTAGAGAGCGCCTCACCATTTTGACCCACCCTCCTGCATCACCGGTCTAAATTTATGGCCGTAGATACGA
This is a stretch of genomic DNA from Actinomycetota bacterium. It encodes these proteins:
- a CDS encoding NAD-dependent dehydratase, producing PAEVTGTLDFPHTYTYIRDFGEALATLGERDEALGQAWHVPNPPTLTQRELVTLFFKEAGLKPRFTVMGKLMMIMGGLFIPIAREMVEMAYEFEKPFIVESDKFVKTFGNMATPHDTAVKETIAWYREHLRGKK